The nucleotide window gagttccggtcctctgaaatgaggcaaacgtggaagtaacttaaaactgcattctatcaaaaggccaccagggggcgaccgttttggtgtcaaaaggacttccgtctctatacaagtcaatggagaattcaccaacttctcacttgatttctaacctcagtaaacgttttcaaaatgtgtttatggtctcaatcgctagtttaaagccttcttcaatgcagtatgatgttcatttgggacattttggcctccctgattttatatttgacgataaagcagggtatgcattagggcatggctacgtcgtgattgacaggttgattggtttacaggttcaggagggtgcctcatgcccctcctgatgcccatataagtagaatccctgtttttatttttcccggcatgcacctgaaattttcaagatggcgctgctcagatccgatactattggcttccgagcagcagtccacaaaccaatgggtgacgtcacggatgttacgtccatttctgatatacagtctatgatgaAGACATATAAAAATGAACTTACACAAGATTGGTGAGGATCTTCAACACGCAGGTTATGTCATCACTTATGTTGTCATCAACCAAATCtgcatagaaaaaaaacaaggaaacagtTTGCTGGGTTAAAGTGACCTCAGTTTTTGGTCTTGGGAACCTGATCATCCGGGGTGCAAAGTTAAGCAACTTAAGTCCACAGGTGATAAAAATGACTATTTCATGAATataagaacagaaaaaacataagGGGTGTGAACTGTAATTTCTGTTGAGCTTCTGGGctgaaatataaacacacatgatTGGTGTATACGTTGCTAGTTGTAGCTGACATCTGTACAATCAGTACACTgaagcagaaacaataaaacattgacTTTGCATTCAGTCTGCGCACACAATGACATGAAGATATTTAAGGttttaccaggcggggagttccggtcctctgaaatgaggcaaacgtggaagtaacttaaaactgcattctatcaaaaggccaccagggggcgaccgttttggtgtcaaaaggacttccgtctctatacaagtcaatggagaattcaccaacttctcacttgatttgtAACCttagtaaacattttcaaaatgtgtttatggtctcaatcgctagtttaaagccttcttcaatgcagtatgatgttcatttgtgaaattttggcctccctgattttatacttgatgataaagcagggtatgcattagggcgtggctacgttgtgattgacaggttgattggttcacaggttcaggagggcgcctcatgctcctcctgatacccatataagtagaatccgttttttttatttttccctgcatgcacctgaaattttcaggatggcgctgctcagatccgatacttttggcctccgagcagcagtccacaaaaccatttcttatatacagtctatgggtttTACACACAGCTCTTTCAAAAGCAGCAGTTGATCTgaatttttgaaaaataagtACAACTGAAATCAAGACTCACTGTTGCAGTCGATGTTACAGATGTTGGGTGATGGAGTGATGCCATCGCTGCAGACCAGATGATTGCTGAGCTGGAAAAGGCCATACAGTGTCCAGACCTCCTCGTCTGGGGGCGCAGGCCTGGTGGTCGGTGTCGGGGGGTTCTGGGTTGTTCTAAAAAGGCTCCCCTGTTTAGCCAGTCCAAACACTCCTGCAGAGTGAAcctccctcttccctctccttGGATGGTTTTCCGTCGTGGGGTTCAGCTGATATACTGCACTGGTATTGAATCCGGCCCACTCCTCCACATGACAGACAACTGAAGGcagcagaaagaaacaaactgaCATCTCAGAAATAACACAATTTTAATCCATACTTATATAATCCTAGAAGCACGACTGGAAAGTTCTGCTAGTTTCTCTAAACAGCAACTGGTCAGACCTCTATTTATTGTGGATATTCATGGTTGCCAGAGGATTCCTAATCATTGTGGTGGTCTAGCACCACCGTTAGGTCAAAATTCAACTTATACAAAAGAAGTATAAAAATATGACAGATTCTTAGAACGTTTACCAAGTACATTCATAATCCCCAAACAATGAAGCCATTGCATTTGGCACTATGTGGGGTTAACTCTATTGCAATTTTCACATTTACCTTTAACCACAGCCTCAAAATTCTCTGGGTTGTTGTCGTTGTCACAGATTATTTTCAAAAGAAACTCAACACTGTGAAGTTTGTCAGGCAACCAGAAGCTCAGCCCACAAAGGTCTCTATAGTGTGATTTACTTCCCTCCATTATTGAATCCTATGATTACGCTGATTCTATTGGAATTACTTGATATACCATAACAATTGCTTTGGTTTTAGATCCTGGTGTGTCCAAGGCTTAGGACTGGAAATAttctatgttttattattttatttaatctcaaCAAATCCAATgcaaagaccaaaaccaacatttaACTGCTCTACTAACAAGTACTGTGTGTAcctaaagcctgatatatcttagtCTTCTGTGCCTTTGAtgtccattgttgtccaaaaactatgtAAAACATGTCAATAAGCCACTGTACGCCGTCCTGCTGCCACAAATACTCACTAGAgtaccaaatgtggattcatctgccactgaaaatagcccccaacaaatgcacaatttattttttgtttgagtGACATTTACTAAACATTACAGTGCCcggctgttttaggaaattactgagcctttcaaataaataaaactgtatatttGTAAGTCATTGTTTAGGATTTTCATCTGCAGGAACCACTAACAGGACAGGGGAGTTAGAAAGACTGAGAGATTAATTTCACTATGAAAAACTCCAGTCTCATCATTCTTTAGttatattttctaattttcttaAAGGTGTCCTTAAAGAAATATAGCATTCATACCCTCCTGTCTTTTTCCTTCTATTGGAAATCTTTCTTTGTGGGTTTTCTGATTTGACTTTTTGGATAAATGATTCATGCAACTAATCTCTGGCAACTCTGGCACATGCTGTGAGATTGCATTCAGGTCGGTATATATTCAGTATTAAACCCTTACTTAAATTTatcaaaaaatgtgtatgtagGCCTACACAACTTTTGTCATTTCTAATGCAAAGATAACAACCAGTACTTACTCTTAGCCAACAAGTTCTCTGCAGTCAGTCCTTTCTGCTTTGCCCTTTGAGACACGGTGGACATCGCCCTCATCATTTCGTCCCTGAGCTCACATTTTGACACAATCCTCCCCTCAGTCAGACTGGAGTCCAGCACTACCAAGAGAAACACCACAAGTACCTTCATCTTGACTCTAACTATTTTTTCTAGCCATGAGAACATATGTGACATGATATTTATACCGTCTGAAGAGTCAGCTGCTGCGAATCAGAGAGAACTCACATCTTTTGTTCCCCTCAAATAAAGGCAGCTCCCTTGGTGCCTAGAATGGGGCTCTTGAAGTACAcagtctcagtgtttgtgtttggttcCTGAGCTCTAAGGAGGTCGGGGGGGAAAATGATACACCTACctgaaaacatcttttctcattTATAAGGTCATGCCTTTGTCCTGTTGAAAATAGCAGCCATGAGACTAAAACCCAGATATAGTGAAACAGTTTTATCTTCTCACGTCATCAAAAGACATTTCGTGACAATTTGTGAGGATCGAGTGTCAGCACTGGCAGTGTGACAGCAGTGAAGACAGAGAGCATGTAAAAATATGATGGCATTAGTTTCCTGAGCATGGCTATCGTGTTCAACCTAACAAAGGAAAGAACAGCTACTTGAAAGGTGAGACATACTTCAGTTCCAGGGACAAAGGTTTAGAAAAAGGGTCTACACAATCTGACAACAAGACTACTAAATCTTTAATACTAAAACTAAATCATGTCATCAATTCCTGCAGGCTGATACAACAAACATTGGAATAATGTAAAAGACCAGATTTTATCGCGGAAAAGGTATTTTGAGAGAGCGGTGATGTGACAAAAATAGAAGCTCAATACAACTGGGAGATCTTGTATGTCATTACACAGTACTGGGAGGTAAATAAGTTCATATACTAACTTACTTACTACTAGTTCAGTTTAGGATGGTTCGAATATGTAAccatatttatttcaaaatgtgtttatatgcaaGAAATACAGAGATGCTTATCAGTGTGTAAATCTCAGCTCTGACTTTGATTCATTTGAatattgtaaaacatttttggtCCTTTGTGCATTAAGCTGAGATCAAGACGATTATTCACACTTATTTTGTCCTGTCAAGGTTTGTTTAACTACTTCTCCTATCAGCAAGACAACCCCGGATAGTTTAAAGGTGGTGCAGAATGCTGCTGCAAAGCTTCTGATCAAGTCCTATAAAGATCTTATGTGTATCTCAAAGCagttataatcaatatttttataaaaaCCATTGTATCCAGAGGTTAAGATGTTAACAGGTCATATTTACTGAGGTTTACATGGGCCTTGTAAAAGATTTGATGTAACTTATAAAAGGGAAAATCACATCTTTCATTCAGCCAGATGTTTATATTAGAGGGCAAGTGTTCTTGGctgtgtatgttgtgtttattgTCAAATGTCTGATGAAAAGTTGATTTCAGTTGTCCTTGATTGAACTCATCAGACTGATAGTAATCTAATCACGAAAGACTTCCGTCAGCATTTTATGAAAACATGCACTGAAACAAATGCTGTCCAGTAGAAAATCTTTATTGGAAACATAACAGATAGCAGAAGATACAAGAATTGCTGTTCTATTCTATTGCTCTATTCtgctgttctattctattctattgcTGTATCATTAAGACATAATTAGTGATGACAGTAGTAAACAATGGAGTCAAATTCACCCTCAAAGGAACTAAAATAAACTGACTTCATTAACGAAATCCCATTGACTAATTAAAGGGGGGAAATTAAAAGGGTTCAATGTTTGATGAGATGTACCATGCAGTTCACATTGTGCtgataaagatgaataaatcatTGTTGGTGTGTCATCCTGCAGGTGGAACATTTCTTCTGGGAGTCGCTCATTTACATTCAGCGAAGAAGTCCTTGTTGCGATAACAGCGTCTGGCACTCCTCAGTAAGTTCCTGTTTgattgaaaaaaggaaaacacaacagTTAGTGGTTTAGTTTAATCAGTAAGCAGCTTACATCTTATTATATAGTCCTTGCTGAGCCACTGCCAGAGAATGTTTTACTCGATTTGACAGCCAATACTAGCTACTTTGCATAAAACATATGATAACTTTATGAAATATGCATTATTATATACATCCATTGTATTACAAATACACTAAGCAGTGGTGGaaaagtactcagatcctttaggTAATCACAATGTAAACATACTCCATTACATGCAAAAGGACCATATTCAAAATCCTACAGCTAAACTCACTTTAAAagtaacctaaccctaacccactacAATCTCAACAATGAACATGAAGCATAactatcacctttctgacaatgtcaacaaaaactgaaaatgagctTCATGAAAGAAGAGCTGTTGCATTAGATTatactggtgttcctaataaagtgctcactGAGTGTATATACCCAGTAGTGTGAATTGTTCACAATCTCTTCCTTGATACATTAAGAATATTTTGCTACCAGTTCTTCTATGTAGGGTTTTTTAATGCAGGACTTACTCTAGGTCTACGGCAAagaggaataatatatatcaggccttaaatacacacaccatACTAgtaagtagatcagttcattgttggtttggatctaCACATGACATTTGTTCACACTTTAACATTGGTGGATTGTAACTTACAGCCAGTAACGTGTCTTCACCAAGCAATTGATATCATCGGTGATGTCGTCATCGGTGAATGCTtcaaggacagaaaaaaaacagttaagaTGCAAAACATAAACTTTAAATTACTTTGCACATCATATAGAAATTATCAGCAATAACTCTTTTCTATTTGGTTCATAGACATACCCTTGCAGCTTGTCTTGCAGACATTTTTGGTCCAGCGATAACCTGAATCACAGAAGAGGCTGTCGGCTAGCTGGAAGATCCCGTAAAGGCCGAGGGACCAAGGCTTCTTCTTACCCTTTTTGGGCTTTTTGGGCTTTTTGGGTCGGCGTGCCCCTCGCTTCTTACGTTTCCCATCTTCCTCTTGTTCCTGAAGCTCCTGCTCATCTTCATTTTCACCGTCCTCCTCCTCGCCCTCTTCATTCTCATTGCTCATCTCCATGTCTTCATCCTCCATCTCTTCTTCATCGAAATTGCTTTCTTCCTCGTTCAGTGCGTCCTCCATGCTTGCGTCCAAATCTGACGAGTCAGACCCATCGTCGGTTGTGTCAAACTCGCCG belongs to Scomber scombrus chromosome 2, fScoSco1.1, whole genome shotgun sequence and includes:
- the LOC133987121 gene encoding lysozyme C translates to MKVLVVFLLVVLDSSLTEGRIVSKCELRDEMMRAMSTVSQRAKQKGLTAENLLAKIVCHVEEWAGFNTSAVYQLNPTTENHPRRGKREVHSAGVFGLAKQGSLFRTTQNPPTPTTRPAPPDEEVWTLYGLFQLSNHLVCSDGITPSPNICNIDCNNLVDDNISDDITCVLKILTNLVIRIILQEECRDKQFSVYFAECS